In Streptomyces nojiriensis, the sequence TCGCTGGAACCCCCGCGCCGGGTCCGGCGGGCGGGGAACGGCTGATCGCCGGCCGCTACCGGCTGCTGTCCCGGCTGGGCGAAGGCGGTATGGGCACCGTGTGGCGGGCCCATGACGAGACCCTGTACCGGGAGGTCGCCGTCAAGGAGGTCCGGCCCCCGGCCGGCCTGGGGGGCGATGACATCGCCCGCATGTACGGCCGGCTGGAGCGGGAGGCGTGGGCGGCGGCCCGGATACCCGACCGCAATGTGGTCACGGTCCACGACGTGGTCATGGAGGACAACCGGCCCTGGGTCGTGATGGAGCTGATCCGCGGGCAGTCACTGGCCGATCTGCTGCGTGCCGAGGGGCCGCTCACCCCCCGGCACGCCGCGCACATCGGTGCGGAGGTGCTGGGCGCGCTGCGTGCCGCCCATGCCGTCGGAGTGGAGCACCGGGACGTGAAGCCGGCGAACGTGCTGCTCGCCGACGACGGGCGGGTGGTGCTCAGCGACTTCGGTATCGCGATGGTCGAAGGCAGCACCTCCCTGACCATGACCGGCGAGGTGGTCGGCTCCCCCGAGTACCTGCCGCCGGAGCGCGCGCTGGGCCGCCCGTCGGGCCCCGAGTCGGACCTGTGGTCCCTCGGCGTGATGCTGTACGCGTGCGTGGAGGGGATCTCCCCGTTCCGGCAGGACAGCGCGCTGAGCACCCTGCGTTCCGTCGTGGAGGAGGAACCGCCGGTACCGACGCGCGCCGGCCCGCTCGCCCCGGTGATCGCCGGGCTGCTCCGCAAGGAGCCCGCGCAGCGCACCCCCGCCGCCGAAGCCGCCGAAGCCCTGAGGGACATCGCGCACGATCCGGACGCCACCACGGCCGCGGCCCGCGTCCTGTCGACCCCTGCGGAAGCCGCGACCGGGCGGACCGGGGCGACCGACGAGGTCGCCGCGGTCACCGCCCCGCCCCGCAAGCGCCGTACGGCGGCCTTCGTCGCGGCTGGTACGGCCGCCTGCGTACTGATCGGCGGCGGGATCGCCTACGCGCTCAACGGCAACAACGAGGCAACCAACCCCGATTCGGGGGTACGGGTGTCGGTGACCGGCGCGAACACGACCTACACCGGCGCATGCCCGGTTCCCGCGGGCCGGGCCCCGTCGTTCACCGTGACCTTCACCGCGTCCGAGCCGACGCTGATCTCCTACCGCTGGGTGTCCGGCGACGGTTCGGTGGTGGATCCGCACTGGCGCACCCTGTCCATCGGGGGCAAGGCCGCCCCGACGGGTCGCGACACCGTGAGCCTGACGACCTACACGAAGACCGGCACCCTGACGACCGGCATGGCCGTGGAACTCCAGAGCCCCGCCCCCTTCACCTCCAACCCGGTCCCCTTCTCGATCACCTGCACCGGCTGAGCCCCGCACGGGCCCGGCCGACGGCGGCGTTCGGGGCCGTCAAGTGGCCTCGGTCCCGGCCGCCTCGACGTTGGCGACCATCCTGCGCAGCACCTTGAGGGCGGCCACGTACTCCTCGTCTCCGATGCCCTGGTGAATGACGGCGCGCTGCTCGGTCACCAGCTGCCGCAGTCGCGCCCGGGCATCTTCCCCGGCCTCGGTGAGGTGCAGCCGCTGTGTGCCGTCGGCCGCGAGCCAGCCGCGGTGGAGCAGCTGGTCCACGACCCGGGCGATCTCGTGCGGTCCTTCCGCGAGCGGGGTCAGCTGGGCGACCACCTCCTCGCGGCCGGGCGCGGGAAGCCCGCTGTTCACCCGGTTGAGCACCCAGTACTGCGGCTGGGTCACATCGATCCTGGCCATGGCGTCCCGCAACTGCCGGGTGACCGCCGTGTGGACCAGGCCGCTCCAGTAGCCGATGGGCTGGGTGGCCAGCATGTCGTCGGTGGCGGCCGGATCGGCCGGCGCCTGGTCGGTGGTGGTCGTGCCGGTCTGCGGTTTCACGATCACGACGCTACACACCCCCGGGCGCCGGCCTCACCGGTGGTCGGCTCCCGGGCAGGCCGGCTCCCAGGTGGCGTCCTTGTCATAGGTGCCGAGTTCCGCGCGGGTGAGGCCGCCGCCGACTGCCGCACAGGCGGCGGCCCGGGGGTCGCGGGCGGCCGCCACCGCCTCGGTGACGTCCCGCACGACGAGGACCAAGGAGCCGAGCAGGAGACGGCCCGGCGGAAGGGCGAACGCCCACGGGTGTTCGGCGAAGCCGTCGTTCCCGAGGGCCACCGGCTCCATGCCAGGTCGTACGAGCCAGGTGGTGAAGTCCCGGAATCCGGAGGTGGTGGCGAGCGCGCCCCAGGTCCCCTCCACCAACACGTCCATGGCGTGGGCCCCCTTGGGCATGGGGAGGTCGCCGAGGGGCTCGGCCTTGCCCTTGCCCGCATCGGCCAACCGCCAGCCACGAGCCCCGGACCGGAGAATGCTGCCGTCCTCGCTGAAGAGGAGCCGACCCCCTGGGGTCGTACCGGGGATGGTCTGCGTCCGTCGGGCCTTCCCCGGATCGGACAGGTCCCACACGGTCAGCCCCGTCGATCCGCCGCCCAGGACCAGTGTGCGCCCGTCGGGGGACAGCGCCCCGCCACCCCCGGAGTGGGGGTCGAATCCGGTCTCCGTGCCGGACTCGGACACCACGCCGGAGTCGAGGTCCAGGACGGAGCCGGAGTCGGAGCTCGCGCCGGGGGCGGCCGTCTCGTACTCCTCCGGACCTGCTCCGTCGCCCGGGATCGCTCCCGGCTCCGGCATGCCCGTCCCCGGGACCTGCTGCTCGTCCACCGTCGGGGTGGAGGTGCCGGACATGAGCCGCTGGAACGGCGCGGCGTGGCCCCCGTCGCCGTCCACCCGCCAGACCAGAGCCTCGGAGTTGCCGGCGCGCACCGCCACCACGGTCTTCCCCTCCGGGCCGACCAGCAGGGAGGTGATGCCCCCGGTCGTGCGTCCCGTTCCGGACCCGCTCGGGCTTCCGCTGTCCGCCGCGATGTCCGCGGGCAGCGGGAACGTGGCCTCCAGTCGGCGCGGCCGGGCCCGGTCGCTCACGTCCCACAGCGACAACTTGCCGTGATCGAACACGGCCATGCGAGTGGCGTCCTGGTCGATCCCCAACAGGTCGGCGGGGGTCTCCAGGGCGCCGAGCCGCCGGAAGGGCGGGCCGGCCGCGGCGTCGAAGAGGACGGTCTCCAGTTGCTGCTTCGTGGTGCCTTCGACGTACTGGGTCACGGCCAGGACCGATGTCCGCGGGGCGAACGCGGCCGTCTCGTAGCGTGTGAGGGGCTGCGCGGCCGTATGCCAGGTATGGGCGGACACGTCCCAGATCCGCACCGTGCCGTCGTCGCCGCCGAGCGCCAGCCGCTTCCCGTCCGGGCTGTAGGCGAGCGCCGGTACGGTGTAGACAGCCGACGGGGCCTTCGCGGCGGCCGTCGCGCCCGTCGTCATGCGCAGCACGACCTCGCTGCCGAGCAGGATCACCCCGGAGTCGTCCCGTGCCACGGCGTTCCCGCCCGGCCCGGGCACCACCCAGCTCGATCCCCGGAGAACCGCTTCGAGCCGGTATCCGGGGCCGGTCCGCTCCGGGTAGATGTTCCAGACCTTGATGAACCGGTTGCCGGCGCCCACTCCCGCCGCTAGGGGGTGCGTGGTGGCGGTGTAGAGCGTGTCGTCGTCCGAGTTGTGGAAGGCGACGCCCTCGGTGGGGTTGATCTGTCCCCCGCCGTCGCCGGCCTCGGCGGAACGGCCCGGTTCGATCGTGACGGTCACGGGAAGCGCGGCGGCCTGAGTGTCGTGCACCCAGATGTTGAGGCCGTCGGCGACGGCGACCCGGTTGCCGGAACGGTTGACCGAGAGGCCGACGGGCCGGGTGCCTTCCGTGGTGGCGTACTTGGCCACCTGCCCGGTCTTCCGAGGGGCGCCGGGGTCCGTGACGTCGTACACGGTGAGGGCCTCCGGGGAGACCGTGTCGCCGCCCGCCGGCGGGTCGAGCGGGCCGAGCGTGGCCAGGGTACGGCCGTCACCGCTGACGGCGGCCTGCAGCACCTGACCGCCGCCCGGCAGTTCCGCGAGCCGCCGCGGCTTCGCCGGGTCCGCGAAGCTCCACACTTCGGCCCGGAGGTCTGCGGTGCCGATGAGCACGGCCGCTCCCCCGGCAGTGGTCAGCGGCAGCAGGACCGGCCGTACCTCGCGCTGCGGCTTGCGGGCGTTGGTGCCGGTCGGCACCGGGAGCGTGGCCACCGCGGCCCGGGACGCCGCGTCCCGGACGGTGATCCGGTCACCGTCCCGGGTCAGCAGGCTGCGGCCGTCGCCGGTGTAGCCGAGCGCCGTCGGCCCGGAAGTGCCCGCCAGGGGTGGTACCTCGCCCCGGTAGCGGGTCTCCAGCAGGATCCGCAGCAGGCTGTCGCGCGAGGCGTCGCCCGGACTCATGCGGTGTGCCGACAGGGCCAGCCGCAGGGCGAGGGCGGGATCGGATTCCTGGACGGCGGTGGCTTCGTTGAGCAGCGACCGCGCCTGCTTCTGGCGTTTCTCCGCCGCGGTTTTCTGCGACTGGAGATGGGCGGAATACGCGAACACGAGGGCCACGGAGAGCAGGAGGGCGAGGGCCTGCCCGCCGAGGACCTTCCAGCTGAACGCGCTGGCCTTGCGCCGGGCCTTCGGCACGTTGGAGGCAGCGGCGATCTGCGTCGGTTCACCGGGGAGTTCACCGGCCACTCCGCGTGCCTCGCGCCCGTCCGACTCTGCGACGACGACCACCCCGAGGCCGTGCGCGGCTCTCAGTTTGGCGCCGAACCCGGAGACCGAGGCCAGCTCGCCGTCGTCCGTGAGGTCCGCCGTGACGGAGTTGCTCGCCCTGACCCGGCGGTAGAAGAGGGCTCGGCGCCCGAGGGCGGCGCACCACAGCCGGCTGTTGCCCCTGCGCAGGGCCGGCTGCCGGACGCGTACCGTCTCTGCGAGCAGCACCCCGAAGGCCGCGCCGAGGGACGGTCCCGCGATCCGGTAGGGCACCGAGCCCTTGGTGGCGACCGTCTCGCCCGCGAGCGCGAACCCCTGCAGGGACCACAGCACGGTTCCCGACAGCCGCCGCCCGGACGCGTTCCAGGCCCGGGCCATGGCCGCGGCGTACTTGTGGTCGGCGGTGAACAGCGGCATGGTCTCGGGATCGGGCACCAGGCCGCGGGGCCCGCCCGGCAGCAGGGTCAGGGTGAGCCGCCCGGAGGCGCCCACGCCCTGGTGGTCGAACAGGACGCGCACCGCGACCGGAGTCCTGGTGGGCCCGGGGAGCCGGCCCAGCGCCAGCCGGCACAGGGCCATGGCCGCGGCCAGCACCGGGCCCGTACGGACGGCGTCCCCCGCCGCGGCCGCGAGCCGGTCCAGCGAACGCCGGAGCCGCTCGTCGCCGAGGGCGAGCTCGGCCGCGTCCCAGGGCGCGGTCTCGAGGTCCGCCGTGGCTCCGGCGCCCCGGTACCAGGCCAGGGCGACCGCCAGGCGGGTCTCGTCCGCATCCGGGTCGAGGAGGTCCAGCGCGAGTGCGGCCTGGATCCGTACCGCGGCGAGGACCGGCTGCGACTCCATCGGATCGAAAACCACCAGGCCGGAGGCACTGCGCAGGCCGTCGATCAGGGTGGCGTCCGATCCCTGTACCTCGATCTCGCCCAGCGCGTCATGGAGGGCGGTGTCCTCCCCGGTGTACAGGAGACGGAGGGCGGGCGTGTCGGACCGTTCGACCAAGCGGGAGAGCCAGGCGACCAGCGCACCCGGGTCGCCGGACATCAGTTTCTGCAAGCGGCCGGCTTCAACGGCGGTCTGACGCGCACAGGCGAGGGCGGTGTCGAGGTCGTCGAGCGTTCCGCTCCGGCCCCCGCCGCGCCCGACGGCGGCCCCGGCCTTGTCCTTGTCCTTCATCACCGTCATCCCGCTCAGGCTCCTTCCCGGGCGCGGCGTACGGGGTGGCCGGCGGGGAGCCGGTCGAGCAGTGCGCGCCAGCGGCGCCGGTCGGAGGCCCGTACCTGGCAGGCCAGCGTCCTGCGGACGGCCTCGGGGTCCAGGAACGGCAGGTCCGCGAGGCCGAGCGGCGGACCTGCCTGGTCCGCGGTGATCTCGATCCGAGCCCTGGCCGTCATCTTGAGGTCGCCGGACAGGCGGTCGTCGAAGGGCATCAGCAGGACGTACAGGTCGCTGCCTTCGACGGCGCCGGTGACGTGCACGGGCAGCAGCAGCACCTCGTCGTAGCCGCCGGCCAGCAGCGCGGCGGTGGCGGTGTCGAAGGGCGTGGAGACCCCGACGTAGAGCCGGCCGTCGTTCTGCACGGTGAGGGTGAGGGTGAACGCCGCGCGCAGCACCCCGTCCCGGGCCGAGTCGGCTCCGCCCGCGGCGGCGGGTGCGAACTCGTTCCGTACGGAGGCCGGCCTGCCGTAGTCGAGCCGGTGCCATACGACGTCCGCGCTCCCGAGCCCGGCGCTCCCGCCCCCCGGGCCGGCGAAGGCCCCGGCGAGCCGTTCCGCCGCGAGTGCGGCCGTGGCGGACAGGAAGGCGTCGCCGCGGCCGACCGCGTCCAGCAGCAGGATCAGCCGCTCCCGGGTCGGTCGCGGGATCCGGCCGGTGGCGGCCCCCGCGAGGCGTGCGCACAGGGCGGTCGACGCGACCCGTCGGCGCCGCGGGTCGGACGCGCGCAGGGCGGAGCCGAGTTGCTCCAGTGCGGCGGTGAACCGGGACCCGGCGGGCGCGAAGTAGTGCCGCAGCCGTACGGGGCGATGCGCGGGAGCGTCGCCCTCCGTCGGTCCGGACGCGTCCAGGGCCGCGGTCACCTCGTCCGCGAGCCGGTCCACGCGCTCCCACGGCAGTACGTGGAAGCAGTCGGGTTCGGGCCGGCCCTCGGCCGCGAGGCGGTCCAGCAGGCTGTAGCGCAGCCCGGGGTGGGCCGCGGCGAGGAGGGCCCGTTCGGCCGGCTCCAGCCGCTCGGCCGGCCAGCGCCGTTCGATCGCGGCGACGGCCTCGGCCGTGGCGGGGTCGGCGGGCAGGGGCTCTCCGAGCTCGTCGAGTTCCAGTACGGCCTCGCCGGTGGCGGGCTCGATCAGAGCGAGGGCGTGGCCGCCGTCGGCCAGCGGCAGCGAGCCGCGCTCCCAGCCGGTGCGGAAGCGGTCCAGGCTTCGGGCGTCGGCGCGCTCGTCGCCCTCGTTGACGGGGCCGTGGGCGGCCCAGAACGGTCCCGGTGCGGACACGCGGGTGCCGCCGTTCCCTCGGACCTGGCCGGGGATCGGCGTGGTGTCGCCGGGGTGCGGCGCGGCGGGACGGGCGTCCCGGACCCAGGTGGTCAGTGGCCGGTGCGCGGCGGTCATGCGCGTGCCTCCGCGGTGAGTCGGTCCACCAGTGCCACGGCGGCGGGGCCGAGGAACCCGGCGATCTCCAGGGCCCGGTGCAGGCCTTCGTCGGGGACGCAGCTGCGCCAGGAGTGCCGCAGCGCCCGCCAGTCGGACTCGCCGAGCCGGTCGGGCAGGTCCGCGGGGAGCGTAGCGGCCCAGTCCCGCAGGCGGCTGAGGTCCGCGTCCGGGTAGCGGAAGGCGAACTTGAGGAAGCGGAGCAGCACCAGGGCGCTCCGTCCGGCGGGCCGCTCGGTGTTGCGGCTGGCGAGCACGCGCGGCCGGGCGCGCAGGTGGGCGATGCCCTCTCCGGTGGGGTCGACGAGCAGCCGTCTGCCGTGGTCGTAGTAGAGGCTGTTGACGGTCAGGTCGCGGGAGGCGACGTCGTCGGTCAGGCTGCCGCCGTAGGCGGGGAAGAGGAAGTCGGTCACCGCGAGCGCCTTGTACTCCAGGATGCGGGAGCCGCCGCCCTGTTCGGGCCGCGACAGGTGGACCACGAGGCTCGGTCGGCTCATCAGTGCCCGGTAGTCGCCGAGTCCGGCGTCCACGGACCAGTCGTCGATCTCCTGGCGCAACTCCAGGGGCGGTAGTGTCCCGGCGAAGTCCAGGTCGTTGGGCTCGGCCTCGGGGCCCACGTCCACCAGGTCCCGCACAGCGCCTCCGATCAGCCAGAAGTGGTGTCCGCGCTCCGGTAACCGCTTCATCAGCAGACGGATGAAGGCGCCCTCGGCTCCGGATCCGTCCAGGCACCCGTCGACCGCGTCCCCGATTCCCGGCGCCTCCTCCTCGGCCGGGCGGAAGGCCTTCGGGGGGCAGGCGTCGGCCGGGCCCGGTCCCTGGCACTCGATCCGCAGGTCCGCCCTTCCCGGTCCGTCCTCGGGGGGCTCCGGCGCCTCGCGGTCGCGTTCCCGCAGCAGCACCTCGCGGGGCTCGCCGGTCACCGCCATCCCCAGCAGCGGCTCGCCGTCGGCCAGATCGCCGCGTACGGGCGTGCCGTCCTGCGCGCGCCGGTACATCTGCGACGGTTCCTTCGTGTCGTTCTCGTCGGGCAAGGTTCCTCCCCTGTTCTGCCCCTGTTCCACCC encodes:
- a CDS encoding WD40 repeat domain-containing protein, with translation MTVMKDKDKAGAAVGRGGGRSGTLDDLDTALACARQTAVEAGRLQKLMSGDPGALVAWLSRLVERSDTPALRLLYTGEDTALHDALGEIEVQGSDATLIDGLRSASGLVVFDPMESQPVLAAVRIQAALALDLLDPDADETRLAVALAWYRGAGATADLETAPWDAAELALGDERLRRSLDRLAAAAGDAVRTGPVLAAAMALCRLALGRLPGPTRTPVAVRVLFDHQGVGASGRLTLTLLPGGPRGLVPDPETMPLFTADHKYAAAMARAWNASGRRLSGTVLWSLQGFALAGETVATKGSVPYRIAGPSLGAAFGVLLAETVRVRQPALRRGNSRLWCAALGRRALFYRRVRASNSVTADLTDDGELASVSGFGAKLRAAHGLGVVVVAESDGREARGVAGELPGEPTQIAAASNVPKARRKASAFSWKVLGGQALALLLSVALVFAYSAHLQSQKTAAEKRQKQARSLLNEATAVQESDPALALRLALSAHRMSPGDASRDSLLRILLETRYRGEVPPLAGTSGPTALGYTGDGRSLLTRDGDRITVRDAASRAAVATLPVPTGTNARKPQREVRPVLLPLTTAGGAAVLIGTADLRAEVWSFADPAKPRRLAELPGGGQVLQAAVSGDGRTLATLGPLDPPAGGDTVSPEALTVYDVTDPGAPRKTGQVAKYATTEGTRPVGLSVNRSGNRVAVADGLNIWVHDTQAAALPVTVTIEPGRSAEAGDGGGQINPTEGVAFHNSDDDTLYTATTHPLAAGVGAGNRFIKVWNIYPERTGPGYRLEAVLRGSSWVVPGPGGNAVARDDSGVILLGSEVVLRMTTGATAAAKAPSAVYTVPALAYSPDGKRLALGGDDGTVRIWDVSAHTWHTAAQPLTRYETAAFAPRTSVLAVTQYVEGTTKQQLETVLFDAAAGPPFRRLGALETPADLLGIDQDATRMAVFDHGKLSLWDVSDRARPRRLEATFPLPADIAADSGSPSGSGTGRTTGGITSLLVGPEGKTVVAVRAGNSEALVWRVDGDGGHAAPFQRLMSGTSTPTVDEQQVPGTGMPEPGAIPGDGAGPEEYETAAPGASSDSGSVLDLDSGVVSESGTETGFDPHSGGGGALSPDGRTLVLGGGSTGLTVWDLSDPGKARRTQTIPGTTPGGRLLFSEDGSILRSGARGWRLADAGKGKAEPLGDLPMPKGAHAMDVLVEGTWGALATTSGFRDFTTWLVRPGMEPVALGNDGFAEHPWAFALPPGRLLLGSLVLVVRDVTEAVAAARDPRAAACAAVGGGLTRAELGTYDKDATWEPACPGADHR
- a CDS encoding serine/threonine-protein kinase, with protein sequence MYNDESETVTETALAGTPAPGPAGGERLIAGRYRLLSRLGEGGMGTVWRAHDETLYREVAVKEVRPPAGLGGDDIARMYGRLEREAWAAARIPDRNVVTVHDVVMEDNRPWVVMELIRGQSLADLLRAEGPLTPRHAAHIGAEVLGALRAAHAVGVEHRDVKPANVLLADDGRVVLSDFGIAMVEGSTSLTMTGEVVGSPEYLPPERALGRPSGPESDLWSLGVMLYACVEGISPFRQDSALSTLRSVVEEEPPVPTRAGPLAPVIAGLLRKEPAQRTPAAEAAEALRDIAHDPDATTAAARVLSTPAEAATGRTGATDEVAAVTAPPRKRRTAAFVAAGTAACVLIGGGIAYALNGNNEATNPDSGVRVSVTGANTTYTGACPVPAGRAPSFTVTFTASEPTLISYRWVSGDGSVVDPHWRTLSIGGKAAPTGRDTVSLTTYTKTGTLTTGMAVELQSPAPFTSNPVPFSITCTG
- a CDS encoding MarR family winged helix-turn-helix transcriptional regulator, whose protein sequence is MLATQPIGYWSGLVHTAVTRQLRDAMARIDVTQPQYWVLNRVNSGLPAPGREEVVAQLTPLAEGPHEIARVVDQLLHRGWLAADGTQRLHLTEAGEDARARLRQLVTEQRAVIHQGIGDEEYVAALKVLRRMVANVEAAGTEAT